A DNA window from Candidatus Neomarinimicrobiota bacterium contains the following coding sequences:
- a CDS encoding AAA family ATPase, whose protein sequence is MTDDVKKLNEMVDAFERLKKELSKAIVGQDKVIEKLVIAMLSRGHALLVGVPGLAKTLLIKSLAEVLDLSFSRIQFTPDLMPSDITGTDIIEEDHTTGKREFRFVRGPVFANIVLADEINRTPPKTQAALLEAMQEHRVTAGVESYVLDEPFFVLATQNPIEQEGTYPLPEAQLDRFMFNLQVEYPSRDEERQIVGQTTSGASVQLKKILDRKAIMEYQDLIRRVPVADNVIDYAVDLVAKTRPDSESAPDFIQKWVGWGAGPRASQYLILGAKTRAAMMGNPTPSIEDVKAVALPVLRHRVLTNFNAEADGVSVDEIIKKLF, encoded by the coding sequence ATGACTGATGATGTTAAGAAACTAAACGAAATGGTTGATGCTTTTGAGCGCTTGAAAAAAGAATTATCAAAAGCAATTGTTGGACAGGATAAGGTCATTGAGAAGTTGGTCATTGCCATGCTTTCACGGGGGCACGCCCTGCTGGTTGGAGTGCCTGGATTAGCAAAAACTCTCCTTATCAAAAGTCTTGCAGAAGTATTGGATCTCTCCTTCTCACGTATCCAGTTCACACCAGATTTGATGCCTTCGGATATAACGGGGACGGACATCATTGAAGAAGATCACACCACTGGCAAACGTGAGTTTCGTTTTGTCAGGGGACCAGTGTTTGCCAACATCGTACTTGCTGATGAAATCAACAGAACGCCGCCCAAGACCCAGGCTGCTCTATTAGAAGCAATGCAGGAGCACAGAGTGACTGCAGGAGTGGAAAGCTACGTCCTGGATGAACCCTTTTTCGTTCTGGCGACGCAGAATCCCATCGAACAGGAAGGAACCTATCCCTTGCCTGAAGCCCAACTCGATCGTTTTATGTTCAATTTGCAGGTTGAATATCCAAGTCGTGATGAAGAACGCCAGATTGTGGGTCAAACCACTTCGGGAGCATCTGTTCAATTGAAGAAAATTTTGGATAGAAAAGCCATCATGGAATACCAGGATCTCATTCGTCGAGTCCCTGTTGCTGACAACGTGATTGACTATGCAGTGGATCTGGTGGCAAAAACACGACCTGATTCAGAGAGTGCACCTGATTTTATTCAGAAGTGGGTTGGTTGGGGTGCTGGACCCAGAGCCTCACAATATCTCATACTGGGTGCGAAAACCAGAGCTGCTATGATGGGCAATCCCACGCCATCTATTGAGGATGTCAAAGCAGTGGCTCTCCCTGTCCTGCGACACCGCGTTCTTACCAATTTTAATGCTGAAGCTGATGGTGTTTCAGTGGATGAGATTATCAAGAAGCTGTTTTGA
- a CDS encoding PD40 domain-containing protein has product MWNQRTHPELEWHTLETEHFNLHYHQGLESIAEKGALIAEQTYQPIMDQLQVKDFGKTDIVFSAEDEIMNGFAMPSNQIFIWVSQNDVAGHFGGSDKWLKLVITHEFQHIVQFQAHGTWAGIFGAISIPAWWIEGMAEYMTEVWRVGRSDSRMKIHTYRNTMDQLDAHDDGYAKVLYLAWKYGDSTLVKISNHRLYLMKEQKKYPYWYDFKTAFKEATGQSLVTFDEEWRRAMNTYYFGYKAQKETIGEVGEPLSLKGFTRVQSASISPDTETIAVVGRRDKKMRDSGLYLQSTDSTRQVKEIHYGRFNGDPAWSPDSKQLVVAEYHRGSHGSLLNDLRLIDVETKKIRWITENFRALHPVFAHDGQGVFFVAHPLETTHIFYQNIDSGKRIQLSHFEGDVQIQDLDLSPDGKKLTFMIQDVNGDVDIAILNVDGTEFQKVTNDPEEDVYPVWSSDGSAIVYTSYRNSTPNLYRVDMDSLLVTQMTDVAEGIYSRQRLPKSNRIISSTLADVDTVRIVAVEASRVAPALGLQIREPFNAWRTKAPDIELPPIDYKADMLLQKPQPYRSLKTIRPLFKFIWPLGDALLLLGAVEDALGKHIFQLGGFIPYFDNYLGGYFSYTNLQFLPALHFYGMKNLSMNYYSTYRYNFIENRNGVGLAASFPMNTGQSLSSNHSLLWRFQFMRRDLMNFDDLEDSETGQIVPTPTTEEFNVGLTYIWKSQRPHASTYFLPRHGLGILAHAERALSSVWGENDYNKYWLEGFFNYDIPTLPVVLYGRMKYVGQSGDIRIQDELGFSETGPLYFSTQYMTAIRSTGLFDGPESYSLRGQVGQYPASELIFSVIELRMPILEDVPVNFFGLGVQNITSALFYDFGYISNSQKALETYGAELKFDISVAKLPLVTLAYGFGGDADYWAGTAEGSEVSFWDRSYLRMALVNPF; this is encoded by the coding sequence ATGTGGAATCAACGTACCCATCCCGAATTAGAATGGCACACCCTGGAAACGGAACATTTTAATCTTCACTATCATCAGGGACTGGAAAGCATTGCTGAAAAAGGTGCTCTGATTGCGGAACAGACTTATCAGCCCATCATGGATCAACTCCAGGTTAAAGACTTCGGCAAAACCGATATCGTTTTTTCTGCTGAAGATGAAATCATGAATGGATTTGCCATGCCCAGCAATCAGATTTTTATCTGGGTCAGCCAGAATGATGTGGCTGGACATTTTGGCGGTTCGGACAAATGGTTGAAGCTGGTGATAACCCACGAATTTCAGCACATCGTCCAGTTTCAGGCCCATGGAACCTGGGCAGGAATATTCGGGGCTATCAGTATTCCGGCCTGGTGGATTGAAGGGATGGCTGAATACATGACGGAAGTCTGGCGTGTAGGTCGCAGTGATTCCAGAATGAAAATACACACTTACCGGAATACCATGGATCAATTGGATGCCCATGACGATGGCTATGCAAAAGTTCTATATCTGGCCTGGAAGTATGGTGATTCTACCCTGGTCAAAATTTCAAATCATCGTCTTTATCTAATGAAAGAACAAAAAAAATACCCGTATTGGTATGACTTCAAAACGGCCTTCAAGGAAGCTACAGGACAATCTTTGGTAACTTTTGATGAAGAGTGGCGCCGAGCCATGAATACGTATTACTTTGGCTATAAAGCCCAAAAGGAGACCATTGGCGAGGTGGGGGAACCTCTTTCTCTCAAGGGTTTCACAAGGGTGCAAAGTGCATCAATATCACCAGATACTGAAACCATCGCCGTAGTGGGTCGGCGCGATAAAAAAATGCGGGACTCTGGGCTCTATTTGCAAAGCACTGATTCGACTCGCCAGGTAAAGGAGATTCACTACGGACGATTTAATGGAGATCCAGCATGGTCTCCAGACTCAAAACAACTTGTTGTTGCTGAATATCACCGTGGGAGCCACGGTTCGCTTTTAAACGATCTGCGCCTCATTGATGTGGAGACAAAAAAGATTCGCTGGATCACTGAAAACTTCAGAGCCCTTCATCCCGTCTTTGCCCATGATGGACAGGGTGTATTTTTTGTGGCTCACCCCCTGGAGACCACTCATATTTTTTATCAGAATATCGATTCAGGGAAGCGAATTCAATTGAGTCACTTTGAGGGGGATGTCCAGATTCAAGATCTCGATTTATCACCAGATGGAAAAAAACTGACCTTTATGATTCAGGATGTCAATGGTGATGTAGATATTGCCATCTTGAATGTGGACGGTACGGAATTCCAAAAGGTCACCAACGATCCGGAAGAAGATGTCTATCCCGTCTGGTCAAGTGATGGATCAGCCATTGTATATACCTCATATCGTAATTCAACGCCTAATCTGTATCGAGTAGATATGGATAGTCTTTTAGTGACTCAGATGACAGATGTTGCAGAAGGCATTTATTCCAGGCAAAGACTTCCCAAATCGAACAGGATAATTTCCTCCACACTTGCCGATGTTGATACGGTGAGAATCGTGGCAGTTGAAGCATCTCGGGTGGCTCCAGCTCTTGGTCTCCAGATCAGAGAGCCATTTAATGCCTGGAGGACAAAGGCTCCAGACATTGAGTTGCCACCAATTGACTATAAGGCTGATATGCTGTTACAAAAGCCCCAGCCATATCGATCTCTGAAAACAATACGACCCCTGTTTAAGTTTATCTGGCCTCTGGGTGATGCCTTGCTCCTACTGGGGGCTGTGGAAGATGCTCTGGGAAAACATATTTTTCAGTTGGGTGGATTTATCCCCTACTTCGATAATTATCTTGGTGGATATTTCAGCTATACCAATCTTCAATTTTTACCGGCACTCCATTTTTATGGAATGAAAAACTTAAGCATGAATTATTACAGCACCTACAGGTACAATTTTATCGAAAATCGGAATGGTGTTGGCCTGGCAGCCAGTTTTCCAATGAACACGGGTCAATCCCTGTCCTCGAATCATAGTCTCCTTTGGAGGTTTCAGTTCATGCGCCGGGATTTGATGAATTTTGATGACCTTGAAGATTCAGAGACAGGGCAAATTGTTCCCACGCCGACAACTGAGGAATTCAATGTTGGGTTGACCTATATCTGGAAATCTCAGAGACCCCATGCATCAACCTATTTTCTACCACGTCACGGGTTGGGAATACTCGCCCATGCAGAGCGGGCTCTTTCCAGTGTCTGGGGAGAAAATGATTACAACAAATATTGGCTGGAGGGCTTTTTCAATTATGATATCCCCACCCTGCCAGTGGTTCTCTATGGACGGATGAAATATGTGGGGCAATCAGGTGACATACGAATCCAGGACGAGCTGGGCTTTTCGGAGACAGGGCCACTATATTTTTCAACACAGTACATGACAGCTATTCGGAGTACGGGCTTATTTGACGGTCCGGAATCCTATAGTTTACGTGGACAAGTCGGTCAGTATCCAGCCAGCGAACTCATTTTTTCTGTAATAGAATTGCGCATGCCCATTCTAGAAGACGTCCCGGTCAATTTTTTTGGTCTCGGTGTGCAGAATATTACATCGGCACTTTTTTATGATTTTGGATATATTTCAAATTCACAAAAAGCACTGGAAACCTATGGAGCTGAACTGAAATTTGATATCAGCGTGGCTAAACTTCCCCTGGTTACGCTTGCCTATGGCTTCGGCGGGGACGCGGATTACTGGGCAGGCACTGCTGAAGGTAGTGAAGTAAGTTTTTGGGATAGGTCGTATTTGAGGATGGCTCTGGTTAATCCATTTTGA